Within the Gossypium raimondii isolate GPD5lz chromosome 12, ASM2569854v1, whole genome shotgun sequence genome, the region CTACATACAATGATGAAAACATTCATAGTTGCTCACTCTGCGCGTCGTCAGTTTTCAGTCTCTTAGCAGCGGTGATGAATTCCGAGATCACCTTAACCTCATTTAGCGCTGGCTGTATCGAAAGAAAGGATGTTAGATTCAACGAAAGCCGTGAAAATACGGCACATTTGTATGTGCGCATGAGCCTCTTAACAGAGAAGAGAACTGACCTGTGACACAAAATGCCGCTGCACCGTATTAAGTATTTGTTCCCTTGGTGAATAACCATTGATGCTTCCCTtcaaataaagataaaagaacCCCATGAATTCGATGAATTCGATGAATTcgataaatataataattcattgaAGGCGAGAGTTAGTAGGGACCGACAAGTTTGAAGTGCCTGCAATATCTTCGCAAGGAGTCAGTGTCGAGTCTTGCCAAATTTACCTTCAAAATTAGGAACACATGATACAAGTATATTTAGAATCATAAAACAATGGCATAGATGATACATACTGCAAATTTTGGCTTATACTAACCGATTGTGTTGCATGAATAATGGATTGAACATCTCTGTAACCTGTACGATTCGTTGATTTCATGGATGCAGATGGCAGCCATGGTTTTGTATTTCGAACTCTGGGTTTGGCAGGCCTGTGGAACTCAATGTTACTAGCTgtccaaaagcaaaaaaaaaaaaacatgaaggGGCATGATCTGTTAAcatgaaaaaacaaaacagaaggTTAAGAACATTCGTTTGACTTACGGAAATCGCGGTCCTTCTCGCCAATGTCCGATCCACTGCTCGAGTTATCAAAATCAGGATCATCATCTACTTCATTCCCTGTAGGATGTTCCAACACACTCAATGCATTCCTCTGAAGCTTAACTTCAACCCCATTCTTCAAAACCTTGAAAATGGTCACAAAACAAGATTCTTCAATCACATAtataaacaatattattaagGAAACAACATCATAAACACAACAAAGTTGATGTCTGGTCCATCCTGTCGGACTAAAAGCTATAGAAAACTAATCAAAAGTTAAAGCTACAAAAATCAGTGTGCAAAACAACTTAATCATTGATATATATTGACTATGGAGAGAATTTGCATCAAATAGTGGaatttaaaagggaaaaaaaaagagaagagactataataatgataaatgaAAGTAAAGCTGAAAATATACCAGCCAGTGCCAACCACCTAGGCCCACAGCTTTCTTGACCACGCCTTGCAAGCCAACCAATACAGATTTTGTTCTATTATTTCCCGTGACAATAACTTTTGTGTGTCTCGGAAGAACCGAAAGCTCTTCATCGCCGCTTTCTTCCCTGAACGGCGACAGAACCCGAGAAGAACACAGTTCATGCTCCAACATTTTTGTTAATAATTGTCGAGACAAAGCTAACTTAGAGGAATAAGCAGCTGACTTTAGCTAATCAAAAACCCCATCAGCTCCATCAGTTTCCacgtttgtttttgttttattaatggAAGATTCTGAGTCTTAGGTTATGATTCTGTAAAAAAGGACaaggttttttttaatgaagTACAGAGAGAATCGTAAAGATTAACTAAATAGAAGCCAGAGAAGAGAAAGGTTGATCACTGACACGAATATTTAGAGGAAGAAATGAATGCGGGTTTTGTCTTCAGAGAAACCGATCACTGGTTCACGAGACTTTAATTGATCTCAATAAATGAACTCCCACGAAAAAGAAGACGATGCTAATGCTATCTCATCATTAAGCTTCCGCTCATATCACCTGAAACAAGCAGAAATGgattaaaacttaaaaccctTTTTTGTATTAAGAACTTTAAAGTTGAAAACAATCCAATTTGCAATATATTAGTCACCAACCCATGGTGggaaaaaataactttttaaaaagcTGGATTATAAATATCAATAGCCAAGAAAAAGTAGACCAATGAAGACAATTACGTTTGGTTGCTTAGAAATTTTAACTATAgaacaaaaacttaaaaaaaaaaaaacactcatGAACCATTTAAAGGAAgcatcagaaaaaaaaaactggttACATTCTAAAACCCTCCATTAATCTAAGAAGAAAAGAGATAGATAGAACAGAAGAAGATGTAAGATTCTCTTGGCCGCATTTTCTTTGAGGAAACTTTAGTAAAACAAAAGTTGAAAAAGGTCAGAATTTTggcatttaaaaagaaaaagaacgcTATTAGTCACTTTCAGCGTTATGCTCAAATTCAATAAACAAAACAGCTAAAACCCAAGTGAGAATTAAGAAGCTATTTGGTATACAATCCATTAAAACATAAAGCCTAAAAGgctattttataaaagaatcttGCATGGAATAAAAGAAACcccaaaattagaagaaaaaaaattctgatgGTACCTGAAGAACACGATAAAAATGCAAAACGattcaaaagaaagaagaaaaacacaGTACAAAACAAGGAATGTGTTTTACGGGTCGGGGATACTGGATTTCGGGTTCagaaaattgggtttgtaaGCATttctttctaataaaaataaaaagaggggGAAAGAAAAACGCCTATTAGTTGAGCAAAGAGAGAAACTGTAAACGCAGAGGTTTtcgagagaaaagaaaagtttgaaTCGAAAAATGGGAAAGGGGGAGAGAGAAAGCACAGTGAATGCTTATCAACTGCCATGGGAAACGACCTGCCATGGTGTCGTACGGTCGGTCCTTTCGTTTTCCTTTTGTAACCGGGCAATGCAATACGCCATTGAGTTTTATTATGTTGAAAATGGCTCGGCTAACGGCTATAATGAGCGGAGTGGCGGTATTCAATGGATGTGGGACCCAGAGGGATATGGAAGTGATAGTGTGGGTCCCATTGGATTTATTTGTTTGGTGAGGAAATTGTTTTGCATGGTTCCTATTCTTACCTACGCACTCTCCCGCACACGAATTCTTCATGACTGCGTTAAATGTTGTGGTGTGTCGCCATACCCCCTAAGCTTAAATCCCTTAATTTTGTTCCTAACTTCATTAGtttgaatttctattttaggttaaattctgctattatttttttttgtaaactttTGTTATTACACCTCgtattttcttttatactttaattttgtcatttttggtctttgtattattttgaaatttgatatatcaaatatattatcgCGTGTAATGCTATGTCTGTTTGTTGTTTTCATATATTACTCACAAAAAATTAGCTAATGGATTTAACAACggtaattaaaactaaaattttgaaattcaaaaattatagtCACTGAGAATGATCTAATATGCAAATGCGGACTAAATCATaactttaatcaaaatatagGACTGATGACATAATTTAACCATACGGATTTAATTGTTACCATTGAATCAATACTAAAATTTCGAAATTCGAAAAGTAAACGAGCTAAAATTAAAGTACATgtacaaaatttacaatttacgCAAAGTACGGGTCTAATTACAAAATTTGacccttttatattttatgaagattatgaatttagtatttatattttaatttgatcaattttaatttttattctttaagaATTTATAGTCCTCGACAAATCTTAACCATTGAATTCATTTTGTTTGATAAAGTGTTGAAGAAAAATCAATCAACtgtgaattaatattttcataacttaatttttcaaaagcgTTTGATAACCCACAATGAAACCTATTGGATAGATTTTTTGCTACAAAAAAAAGTGTATATAATGATAAGTAGATAGGGACCTATGTATCACTTAAATAGAGAGTAAATTTAatggtattttattttattttatttcatttatgattatattattctctgtcaaaattttagttgtatttagtgtttaattttaaataaaacaccaaacatattttataacttaaattcaatatttaattttttagtacttatttttaacacttaatttttcagtttatcAAGCATGGCCTAAGTTatgatattttcaaaatctattatgcgaacatattatcatatgtgtaatgtcatgtcaacttgttatttttacatattactcactaaagATTCATGTAATAGATTAACGATTATCATTTACATCGatcttgaaattttagaatttgaaaagtataaggacaTAGAGAGATCCAATTGGAGTATGTGGGCTAAATTTGCAATTGTATATATAGTATAGGtccaataattaaatttgaccaAATGGATTTAACTCCCATGGTTTCAGTTGGGATCAAAATTCTAGAATTTGAagaatatagggactaaaatttatcaaagaaaaatacaaggattaaatCCACGACTTTTGtaaagtacatggactaataCTGAAacttaacttaaattttatttattttaatttaattatgaaaattaatcatttaaactcATCCAGTTTCTACTTGAATGGATTCGAGTATGAAAttgatacaattttaaaatattcaaaattagagAAACCCCGAATTTGAAGtatttcaaacttaaaataatttagacaaataaCTATAAATTACTTGAATGCGTAATAATCTAATTCTAAAACCCAAATGACTTAATTCAAACattgagtattttattaaaaaaatgggtaaagtacaaaaatacattttaatcatttatgtttgaagtgttacgttttaatcacttatgttattgttttgttacgaagtgatcactctgCTGTTAAGCTTTGTTACCTCCCTAGCGACTATCCTACGTGGCAATccaaataggttttaaatgccaactttgATGTCTAACTGAGATGAGAAtagttttcaaatca harbors:
- the LOC105765240 gene encoding uncharacterized protein LOC105765240 isoform X3, producing the protein MLEHELCSSRVLSPFREESGDEELSVLPRHTKVIVTGNNRTKSVLVGLQGVVKKAVGLGGWHWLVLKNGVEVKLQRNALSVLEHPTGNEVDDDPDFDNSSSGSDIGEKDRDFPSNIEFHRPAKPRVRNTKPWLPSASMKSTNRTGYRDVQSIIHATQSVNLARLDTDSLRRYCRHFKLHQWLFTKGTNT
- the LOC105765240 gene encoding uncharacterized protein LOC105765240 isoform X1, encoding MLEHELCSSRVLSPFREESGDEELSVLPRHTKVIVTGNNRTKSVLVGLQGVVKKAVGLGGWHWLVLKNGVEVKLQRNALSVLEHPTGNEVDDDPDFDNSSSGSDIGEKDRDFPSNIEFHRPAKPRVRNTKPWLPSASMKSTNRTGYRDVQSIIHATQSVNLARLDTDSLRRYCRHFKLGSINGYSPREQILNTVQRHFVSQPALNEVKVISEFITAAKRLKTDDAQSEQL
- the LOC105765240 gene encoding uncharacterized protein LOC105765240 isoform X2 encodes the protein MLEHELCSSRVLSPFREESGDEELSVLPRHTKVIVTGNNRTKSVLVGLQGVVKKAVGLGGWHWLVLKNGVEVKLQRNALSVLEHPTGNEVDDDPDFDNSSSGSDIGEKDRDFPSNIEFHRPAKPRVRNTKPWLPSASMKSTNRTGYRDVQSIIHATQSVNLARLDTDSLRRYCRHFKLGSINGYSPREQILNTVQRHFVSQR